The genomic DNA CATCTTGTCGTGCCCATGCTAGGCTCCTGCTAACGGGCTGCTACCGTCTGCGGCCTTGCGCGACTGGTTGTGACGCACAAACGAGATAAGATGATGAGCACGTTACTGGTGATCGACGATGATCGGTTGCACTGCGACTTGTTGCAGATGGCGCTGGCCCGTCACGGGTATCAAGTCAGCATCGCGACGAGCGGGCGTGAGGGTGTCGTCTTATTTCAACAGCTTCGCCCGCTGGTGACCTTGCTCGATTTGCGCATGCCGGAAATGGACGGTCTGGCGGTGCTCAAGGAGATCCGAACGCATGACCCCCGTGCCGGGGTGATTATGCTGGGTGGCGGCGCGACGGAGGAACTGGAGAATCAGGCGCGCGAGTTGCGCGTCACGGATTTCCTGCGAAAGGGGCTGTCGCTGGATGTGCTCATCGGGGCCGTCCATCGTGTGGCGCAGCAGGCGAGGCGACAGGCTTCATCCGAGCAGTCTCATGCCGGGGGAGAGATAGATCAGCTTCCCGATGAGCAGATCCTTGTCGTCGATGACGACGTGATGGCGCGCGATCTTCTGGTGAGATTTCTTAGCCTGCGCGGGTATCACGTTCGCACGGCGCGCGATGGTCGTGAAGCATTGCGACTGATCGGTGAGTCCGCGCCGGATCTTCTGATTTTGGATCTCGCTATGCCGGAGATGAACGGCGTGGAGGTCTTGCGGACGCTCACGGCGCGAGACTATGCCGGCAGGACGATCATTTTGGGCGGACATCAAAACGATCTCTTCCTGGCCGAGGCCTGGGCGTTGGGCCCGCAAGAGGTCCTGGACAAGCCCATTGATTTGGAGCGGGCGTTGATGGCTATCCAGCTTGTGATGGTCTGTCGGGAGTGTTAATCTTCACCGTCCACCTCAGGGTGCCGGTGAAGGGTGAATGGTTTGTATCGCCTCATCCGTTTCAGTCTCCTCACAATTTGTCTCCTTCCTGCGCCCGCAGTCGCTGATTCTGTTGCTCCCCCTCCGACGATTGAACACCATCAGCTCGCGCTCGAGTTGTCTCCTGATTCCCATC from Nitrospira sp. ND1 includes the following:
- a CDS encoding response regulator produces the protein MMSTLLVIDDDRLHCDLLQMALARHGYQVSIATSGREGVVLFQQLRPLVTLLDLRMPEMDGLAVLKEIRTHDPRAGVIMLGGGATEELENQARELRVTDFLRKGLSLDVLIGAVHRVAQQARRQASSEQSHAGGEIDQLPDEQILVVDDDVMARDLLVRFLSLRGYHVRTARDGREALRLIGESAPDLLILDLAMPEMNGVEVLRTLTARDYAGRTIILGGHQNDLFLAEAWALGPQEVLDKPIDLERALMAIQLVMVCREC